A genomic stretch from Methanorbis rubei includes:
- a CDS encoding site-2 protease family protein — protein sequence MEFGWVVPVLICVIVYALVCWTIKKHNYRPEIFAFMGPCLMIRTSRTGIFDIFARFRRTFLVYGTLGVVVTAICGVVMTALIIVTAYLTMLLQPDPSPVIQPQNLLLIPGINDFVPSTFAVWFALVFAVVIHEFGHGLLARVEKIRVKYTGILALVIPIGAFVEPDEEEIEKSPLPTKLRMFAAGVTNNMVVGALCILVLVVLVGMIVPGTLPFVQGIYEGYPADLAGMQPGTVILSIDGMPVSNTTDVAKILSTTVPGQTIEVLGEYKGEQQIYDITLTSIPSEAAGSVAGNLSSGFMGVFYGDPKAVTDTLQAWTHPTSPAGAVVSFLNFLVLPFSSITGNNAFSMLVTDTPDPAYLSAPFEGFWEVVHIFYWCAWVNILLGTFNALPLGPLDGGQMLREGVKSFLTKRGKGDYTQAFCSMITNLLIVVIIIPIIMPYFFR from the coding sequence ATGGAGTTTGGTTGGGTAGTCCCGGTACTTATTTGTGTGATCGTCTATGCTCTTGTCTGCTGGACGATCAAAAAACACAACTACCGGCCTGAAATTTTTGCATTCATGGGCCCCTGCCTGATGATTCGCACATCCCGCACAGGCATCTTTGACATCTTCGCGCGGTTTCGCAGAACGTTTCTCGTGTATGGAACGCTCGGCGTTGTGGTGACTGCGATCTGCGGAGTGGTGATGACAGCTCTCATCATTGTCACCGCGTACCTGACGATGCTTCTCCAGCCTGATCCGTCGCCGGTTATTCAACCGCAGAATCTTCTTCTGATTCCCGGCATCAATGATTTTGTTCCGTCCACGTTTGCGGTATGGTTTGCGTTAGTCTTTGCGGTTGTAATCCATGAGTTCGGGCACGGTCTTCTGGCACGTGTGGAAAAAATTCGGGTGAAGTATACTGGCATCCTTGCTCTTGTGATACCCATTGGAGCGTTCGTTGAGCCTGACGAGGAAGAGATCGAAAAGTCTCCGCTTCCAACAAAACTACGGATGTTTGCCGCAGGAGTCACCAACAATATGGTGGTGGGAGCCTTGTGCATTCTCGTTCTTGTCGTACTGGTTGGCATGATCGTTCCAGGAACCCTGCCGTTCGTGCAGGGAATTTACGAAGGATACCCTGCTGACCTTGCAGGAATGCAGCCGGGCACCGTGATTCTTTCGATTGACGGAATGCCGGTTTCCAATACCACCGATGTTGCAAAAATTCTTTCCACAACCGTTCCCGGCCAGACCATTGAGGTGCTGGGCGAGTACAAAGGGGAACAACAGATATATGACATCACTCTCACCTCCATTCCTTCCGAGGCCGCAGGCTCTGTTGCCGGCAATCTCAGCTCAGGATTTATGGGTGTGTTCTATGGTGATCCAAAAGCCGTCACAGACACGCTGCAGGCATGGACGCATCCGACATCTCCGGCTGGGGCAGTTGTTTCGTTCCTGAACTTCCTGGTCCTGCCGTTCTCATCCATTACCGGTAACAATGCCTTCAGCATGCTGGTTACCGACACTCCGGACCCTGCATATCTTTCCGCACCATTCGAAGGATTCTGGGAAGTTGTCCACATCTTCTACTGGTGTGCCTGGGTAAACATTCTGCTTGGCACGTTCAATGCCCTGCCGCTTGGTCCGCTCGATGGAGGTCAGATGCTTCGCGAGGGAGTGAAGAGTTTCCTTACGAAACGCGGCAAAGGAGACTACACGCAAGCCTTCTGCAGCATGATCACGAATCTTCTGATTGTGGTCATTATTATTCCAATCATCATGCCGTACTTTTTCCGTTGA
- the rnhB gene encoding ribonuclease HII: MLNRMPSWGIIPIPCDNTDQMSVCGVDEAGKGSVLGPMVTAGVLVVDPSELDGLGMKDSKQLSPGRREELYEIIVKRWKTAAVVKSPADIDSRPGTMNTFTASCHAEVIQRLTPAKAYLDACDVNAARFGTIVKSFSGLSNLEIVSEHKADDKFLIVGAASIVAKVTRDRLIEELSNEFGSVGSGYPSDPATIAFLEEYVRRTGTPPSCARRTWKTVDEVIARCSQQSLSDFF; this comes from the coding sequence ATGCTGAATCGTATGCCATCATGGGGTATTATACCTATTCCCTGTGATAATACTGATCAGATGAGTGTCTGCGGGGTTGATGAGGCAGGAAAAGGTTCGGTTCTGGGACCCATGGTGACCGCAGGTGTTCTTGTTGTGGATCCGTCAGAGCTTGACGGTCTCGGCATGAAGGATTCCAAACAGCTTTCTCCGGGACGGCGTGAAGAGTTGTATGAGATTATTGTCAAACGATGGAAAACCGCGGCAGTGGTGAAGAGCCCTGCTGACATTGATTCGCGACCCGGAACAATGAACACATTCACTGCGTCCTGTCATGCAGAGGTGATTCAGCGACTTACGCCGGCCAAGGCGTATCTGGATGCATGTGATGTGAATGCGGCGAGATTTGGCACAATCGTGAAGAGTTTCTCAGGGTTATCAAATCTTGAGATCGTTTCCGAGCACAAGGCAGATGATAAATTTCTGATTGTGGGGGCGGCAAGTATTGTTGCAAAGGTCACTCGTGACCGGTTGATAGAAGAGCTTTCGAATGAGTTTGGTAGTGTCGGCAGCGGATATCCGTCAGACCCGGCAACGATTGCTTTTCTTGAAGAGTATGTCCGCAGGACCGGCACGCCGCCCTCGTGTGCCCGCCGGACATGGAAGACTGTTGATGAAGTCATTGCCAGATGTTCTCAGCAGAGTCTTTCGGATTTTTTCTGA
- a CDS encoding TrkA family potassium uptake protein, giving the protein MYLIVVGLGGIGRSLAGIASENGHSVVVIDRDEERCADILAQYDLLAIAGNATDKAVLEDAGIDRAHALVATTSDDALNLMACWLAKRYNVRTLVSIVNQKEHAELFKEVGVRISENPDEIVARSLYVWAENPETQLLASIEGGSIFEITVRDGAEGVNKTVRETSDVKDMLYIAIRRGGKLIIPSGNVTFQPNDVITVFTKKESEGRSVEYMDSLFH; this is encoded by the coding sequence ATGTATCTCATCGTCGTCGGGCTCGGAGGTATCGGCAGAAGTCTTGCAGGCATCGCATCCGAAAACGGACACAGTGTGGTGGTGATCGATCGCGATGAGGAGCGGTGTGCAGACATTCTTGCCCAGTACGATCTTCTGGCAATTGCCGGAAATGCCACGGACAAAGCAGTGCTCGAGGACGCAGGAATTGATCGCGCTCATGCACTTGTTGCAACAACAAGCGATGACGCTCTCAATCTTATGGCCTGCTGGCTTGCAAAACGCTACAATGTCAGGACTCTCGTCTCAATCGTAAACCAGAAGGAACATGCCGAGCTGTTCAAAGAAGTGGGCGTCCGCATCAGCGAAAATCCTGACGAAATTGTCGCACGAAGTCTGTATGTCTGGGCAGAAAATCCGGAGACGCAATTACTTGCATCCATTGAGGGAGGAAGCATCTTTGAGATAACCGTCAGAGACGGAGCTGAAGGCGTCAACAAAACCGTTCGGGAAACATCAGACGTCAAGGATATGCTCTATATTGCAATCAGACGCGGAGGCAAACTGATTATTCCTTCAGGAAATGTAACATTTCAGCCAAACGATGTTATAACAGTGTTCACCAAAAAGGAATCTGAAGGCAGATCAGTTGAGTATATGGACAGTTTGTTCCATTAA
- a CDS encoding tubulin/FtsZ family protein codes for MRVFFIGFGQAGGKLVDMFLAQDRKLGSASFRGIVINTARTDLMGIKHIPMEDRLLIGQTMVKGHGVGTDNVTGAKVAADEIDTIISAIDRRGTHDVDAFVVCAGLGGGTGSGGSPVLCRHLKRIYREPVYAVGVIPAPEEGRLYSLNAARSLSTLVNEADNVIVFDNSAWKNDGESVKSAYERLNEEIVRRFGVLFRAGEVSKYGVGEMVVDSSEIINTLRGGGISSVGYAISEAIPTMKGGKPVSKKDSGGLLSGILGKKEKRVEPHVDIASGEDKSAKIIGLVRRAMLGRLTLPCDYSTAERALVLVAGPPSELDRKGVEKSKSWVEENIAGVEVRGGDYPVDSGYVAAVVLLATIGDAPRIRELMELAKEAKEEVVKSRERSHTAMFDDGGVDPLFE; via the coding sequence ATGCGGGTATTTTTTATAGGATTCGGACAGGCAGGAGGCAAACTTGTGGATATGTTCCTTGCACAGGACAGAAAACTCGGTTCCGCAAGTTTCCGCGGTATTGTTATCAATACTGCCCGAACCGATCTGATGGGAATTAAACACATTCCCATGGAAGATCGTCTCCTGATCGGTCAGACAATGGTAAAAGGTCATGGTGTCGGTACCGACAACGTGACCGGTGCAAAAGTAGCAGCAGATGAGATTGACACTATTATTAGCGCAATCGACCGCCGCGGAACACATGACGTCGATGCATTCGTTGTTTGCGCAGGTCTTGGCGGAGGAACAGGTTCCGGAGGATCTCCGGTGCTTTGTCGCCATCTGAAACGTATTTACCGTGAACCGGTCTACGCAGTCGGTGTTATTCCGGCCCCTGAAGAGGGTCGCCTCTACTCCTTGAACGCTGCACGCAGTCTTTCGACTCTGGTCAACGAGGCTGACAACGTCATTGTGTTTGACAACAGCGCATGGAAAAATGACGGCGAAAGCGTCAAGAGTGCGTACGAGCGCCTCAATGAGGAAATTGTCCGCCGCTTTGGCGTCCTGTTCCGTGCAGGAGAGGTCAGCAAGTACGGTGTTGGTGAAATGGTTGTTGACTCCAGTGAAATCATCAACACACTCCGCGGCGGAGGTATCTCCTCTGTGGGTTACGCCATCAGCGAAGCAATCCCAACGATGAAGGGAGGAAAACCGGTCTCAAAGAAGGACAGCGGAGGTCTCCTTTCCGGCATCCTTGGAAAGAAGGAAAAGAGGGTGGAGCCGCATGTGGATATCGCATCAGGGGAAGACAAGTCTGCAAAGATCATTGGTCTCGTCCGCCGTGCAATGCTTGGCCGACTTACACTTCCGTGCGACTACTCGACTGCAGAGCGTGCTCTTGTTCTTGTTGCAGGACCGCCGAGCGAGCTTGACCGTAAGGGTGTTGAAAAATCCAAGAGCTGGGTTGAGGAAAACATCGCGGGTGTTGAGGTCCGCGGTGGTGACTACCCGGTTGACAGCGGTTATGTTGCAGCAGTTGTTCTGCTCGCAACGATCGGTGACGCCCCACGTATCCGTGAACTGATGGAGCTTGCGAAAGAAGCAAAGGAAGAAGTTGTCAAGTCACGTGAGAGATCTCACACGGCAATGTTTGATGACGGAGGCGTTGACCCGCTCTTTGAATGA
- the purN gene encoding phosphoribosylglycinamide formyltransferase produces MKRIAVLASGRGSNFQAILDALSHGEINGECIALFTDNKDAYAIERAKAAGVPAHVINFKDYSSKAAYETDLLSAMKSANADLFVCAGYMRIIGAEIIREFAGKMINIHPALLPAFSGLHGQRQALEYGVKIAGCTVHFVDEGLDSGPIILQKAVPVLDDDDEEALDDRILTQEHIAFPEAIALFCDDRLVVSGRHVKILEKK; encoded by the coding sequence ATGAAGCGAATTGCAGTGCTTGCATCCGGACGCGGCTCAAATTTTCAGGCGATACTGGACGCACTCTCCCATGGGGAGATTAACGGAGAGTGCATTGCCCTCTTTACCGATAACAAAGATGCCTACGCAATTGAGCGGGCGAAAGCCGCAGGCGTTCCGGCGCATGTGATTAACTTCAAAGACTACTCCTCTAAAGCGGCGTATGAAACTGATCTTCTCTCGGCGATGAAGTCGGCAAATGCGGATCTGTTTGTGTGTGCAGGATATATGCGAATAATCGGTGCGGAAATTATCCGTGAGTTTGCCGGAAAAATGATCAATATTCATCCGGCCCTTCTTCCTGCATTCTCCGGTCTTCATGGACAGAGGCAGGCTCTTGAGTACGGCGTGAAGATTGCCGGATGCACAGTACACTTCGTGGACGAAGGCCTTGACTCGGGTCCGATCATTTTACAAAAAGCGGTCCCTGTTCTGGATGATGATGATGAAGAGGCTCTTGATGATCGAATTTTAACGCAGGAACATATTGCATTTCCCGAAGCGATCGCACTTTTTTGTGATGACCGGCTTGTGGTGTCGGGTCGTCATGTAAAAATTCTGGAGAAAAAATAA
- a CDS encoding DMT family transporter translates to MNGRWLLFPFLVFLGGCCYGPSSPTVKLAYAAGFSVNDVVMTQYFYGWMILLVLVAAGFAFGFLRRPKNAAPWTAKRVLRLIATGASIALVSMCYCFSLQTVPAYVSVILLFQFTWMGVIIQALVERRLPSRRTLTAVAILIVGTILATGFIGTDAQLTVSGVVFGMLSALFYAVYMFLLGRTETEMHPLTRSFVIMSCSLALLICIFSPAYVLNGTAFSGIWIYGIVLGFIGCALPMFLFSIGAPKISTGAATILSSSELPASIICAVIILAEAVSWMQWIGVALIFFGIAYPYLGRRSWTL, encoded by the coding sequence ATGAACGGCCGCTGGCTTCTGTTTCCCTTTCTGGTTTTTCTTGGCGGATGCTGCTACGGTCCGTCATCACCAACGGTGAAACTTGCCTATGCCGCGGGTTTTTCGGTCAACGACGTGGTAATGACCCAGTATTTTTACGGCTGGATGATTCTTCTGGTTCTGGTCGCCGCAGGATTTGCCTTTGGATTTCTTCGTCGTCCGAAGAATGCCGCACCCTGGACTGCGAAACGCGTTCTTCGGCTGATTGCGACGGGGGCATCCATTGCTCTCGTGAGCATGTGTTACTGCTTTTCTTTGCAGACCGTTCCAGCATATGTCTCGGTAATTTTGTTGTTCCAGTTTACCTGGATGGGGGTAATCATCCAGGCTCTGGTTGAACGCCGCCTGCCGTCTCGGCGGACGCTTACTGCCGTTGCCATTCTGATTGTGGGGACAATCCTTGCTACAGGATTTATCGGAACCGATGCCCAGCTGACGGTCTCGGGAGTTGTCTTTGGAATGCTCTCAGCTCTGTTCTATGCAGTCTACATGTTCCTGCTTGGCCGCACCGAGACCGAGATGCATCCTCTGACACGAAGTTTTGTCATCATGTCATGCTCTCTTGCACTTTTGATCTGCATCTTCTCTCCAGCCTATGTACTGAACGGGACGGCGTTTTCCGGCATCTGGATATATGGAATAGTTCTCGGATTCATCGGCTGTGCTCTGCCGATGTTTCTCTTCTCGATTGGAGCACCGAAAATATCTACGGGAGCTGCAACCATCCTGAGTTCGTCTGAGCTTCCGGCCTCAATCATTTGTGCGGTGATTATTCTTGCCGAGGCGGTCTCATGGATGCAGTGGATCGGAGTTGCGCTGATATTTTTCGGAATTGCGTATCCGTACCTCGGCCGCAGAAGCTGGACTCTGTGA
- a CDS encoding ribonuclease P protein component 4 — MAQHNKGQSPKKIASERIEILFDQAYLNRSNPALANRYVSLAREIAMRQRLRMPKQFRRSFCPVCHAYFVPGENFRVRVQHGKVICTCLVCGTVTRYPLS; from the coding sequence ATGGCCCAGCACAACAAAGGGCAGTCGCCCAAAAAAATTGCATCCGAACGGATCGAAATTTTATTTGATCAGGCGTATTTGAATCGCTCAAACCCTGCTCTTGCGAATCGGTATGTTTCGCTTGCCCGCGAGATTGCCATGCGTCAGCGACTGCGGATGCCAAAACAGTTTCGCAGATCTTTTTGTCCGGTCTGCCACGCATACTTTGTGCCCGGAGAAAATTTCCGTGTACGCGTTCAGCATGGAAAAGTTATCTGCACCTGCCTTGTCTGCGGGACGGTTACCAGATATCCTCTCTCCTGA